From a region of the Corallococcus coralloides DSM 2259 genome:
- a CDS encoding dihydrodipicolinate reductase: MARAPDGPVPVVVMGLGFIGQEIARAALSSPEVELMGAVDSQPSLVGRPLGDVLGQAGPRFKVADSLEKAVGRRKGVVVLHATSSRLAQVMDQLLDALKLGLPVASTCEELAFPHLKYPELAEKLERAAEKAGVAIVGTGVNPGFVLDRLVATAGQVCGPVRKVLASRVVDARTRREALQRKVGAGLTEEEFFDLVDREELGHVGLVESAALAAVGLGLDCDDFEEEVTPVFAEEDITGGAFVVKKGRVAGMFQSVVGLEEGQERVRLELTIAVGADNPRDRIEIDADPKLVLEIPGGVAGDRATANALVNAAPRLTAAEAGLLTVLELPSGR, translated from the coding sequence ATGGCTAGAGCCCCTGATGGGCCGGTGCCGGTGGTGGTGATGGGGCTGGGGTTCATCGGGCAGGAGATTGCCAGGGCAGCCCTGTCGTCCCCCGAAGTAGAGCTGATGGGCGCGGTGGACTCGCAGCCCTCCCTGGTGGGTCGTCCCCTGGGCGACGTGCTGGGGCAGGCCGGCCCGCGCTTCAAGGTCGCGGACTCGCTGGAGAAGGCCGTGGGGCGCCGCAAGGGCGTGGTGGTGCTGCACGCCACCAGCTCGCGGCTCGCCCAGGTGATGGATCAGCTGCTGGACGCGCTGAAGCTGGGCCTTCCGGTGGCCAGCACCTGCGAGGAGCTGGCGTTCCCCCACCTCAAGTACCCGGAGCTGGCGGAGAAGCTGGAGCGCGCCGCGGAGAAGGCGGGCGTCGCCATCGTGGGCACGGGCGTGAACCCGGGCTTCGTGCTGGACCGCCTGGTGGCCACCGCCGGTCAGGTGTGCGGCCCCGTGCGCAAGGTGCTGGCCAGCCGCGTGGTGGACGCCCGCACGCGCCGTGAGGCCCTGCAGCGCAAGGTGGGCGCGGGCCTGACGGAGGAGGAGTTCTTCGACCTGGTGGACCGCGAGGAGCTGGGCCACGTGGGGCTGGTGGAGTCCGCGGCGCTGGCGGCGGTGGGGCTGGGCCTGGATTGTGACGACTTCGAGGAGGAAGTGACTCCCGTGTTCGCCGAGGAGGACATCACCGGCGGCGCATTTGTCGTGAAGAAAGGCCGCGTCGCGGGCATGTTCCAGTCCGTGGTGGGTTTGGAGGAGGGGCAGGAGCGGGTCCGCCTGGAGCTGACCATCGCGGTAGGGGCGGACAACCCACGGGATCGCATTGAGATCGACGCGGATCCCAAGCTGGTGCTGGAGATACCGGGGGGAGTGGCGGGCGACCGGGCCACCGCGAACGCGCTGGTGAATGCCGCGCCACGTTTGACGGCCGCGGAGGCCGGGCTCCTGACGGTGCTCGAGCTTCCGTCAGGACGCTGA
- a CDS encoding MaoC family dehydratase N-terminal domain-containing protein, translated as MLDKNAIGRASPPTLNEVEKGAIRRFAEAIGDYNPIYYDEEYARASGYPTIVAPPTFPASFHSAADLRELLGVGIKSLLHAEQGFDYERPIFAGDRIYVSTRVSDVFERPGMSGKMDIAVIEDEGRDEEGNLVFRARRTLVVRAAKENA; from the coding sequence ATGCTGGACAAGAACGCGATTGGCCGCGCCTCGCCGCCGACGCTCAACGAGGTGGAGAAGGGCGCCATCCGGCGCTTCGCCGAGGCAATCGGCGACTACAATCCCATCTACTACGATGAGGAGTACGCCCGCGCCTCGGGCTACCCCACCATCGTCGCGCCGCCCACGTTCCCCGCGTCGTTCCATTCCGCCGCGGACCTCCGGGAGCTGTTGGGGGTGGGCATCAAGAGCCTGCTGCACGCCGAGCAGGGCTTCGACTACGAGCGGCCCATCTTCGCGGGGGACCGCATCTACGTGTCCACCCGCGTGTCGGACGTCTTCGAGCGGCCGGGCATGTCCGGCAAGATGGACATCGCGGTCATCGAGGACGAAGGCCGGGACGAAGAGGGCAACCTCGTCTTCCGCGCCCGCCGGACCCTCGTGGTGCGTGCCGCCAAGGAGAACGCCTGA